One Mobula hypostoma chromosome 5, sMobHyp1.1, whole genome shotgun sequence DNA segment encodes these proteins:
- the slc25a4 gene encoding ADP/ATP translocase 1 — protein sequence MSDYAISFIKDFLAGGVAAAISKTAVAPIERVKLLLQVQHASKQITSETQYKGIMDCVVRIPKEQGFLSFWRGNLANVIRYFPTQALNFAFKDKYKQIFLGGVDKNTQFWRYFAGNLASGGAAGATSLCFVYPLDFARTRLAADVGKALNEREFTGLASCITKIFKSDGIRGLYQGFNVSVQGIIIYRAAYFGVYDTAKGMLPDPKNVHILISWMIAQTVTAAAGLVSYPFDTVRRRMMMQSGRKGADIMYAGTIDCWRKITKDEGPRAFFKGAWSNVLRGMGGAFVLVLYDEIKKFV from the exons ATGAGTGACTACGCGATCAGCTTCATCAAGGACTTTCTGGCCGGCGGGGTTGCCGCTGCCATTTCCAAGACTGCAGTGGCGCCCATCGAACGGGTGAAGTTACTGTTACAG GTCCAACATGCCAGTAAACAGATCACATCAGAAACACAATACAAGGGGATTATGGACTGCGTTGTGCGCATTCCCAAAGAGCAGGGATTTTTATCTTTCTGGCGTGGAAACCTGGCCAATGTGATCAGGTACTTCCCAACTCAGGCCCTCAACTTCGCCTTCAAGGACAAGTACAAGCAAATCTTCCTTGGGGGCGTCGATAAGAATACGCAGTTCTGGCGTTACTTCGCCGGGAATTTGGCATCGGGCGGAGCGGCTGGAGCAACCTCCCTGTGTTTCGTGTACCCGCTGGACTTCGCCCGAACGCGGCTGGCAGCTGATGTGGGCAAAGCCCTGAACGAGAGGGAGTTCACCGGCCTGGCCAGCTGCATCACGAAAATCTTTAAATCAGACGGCATCAGAGGCCTGTACCAGGGATTTAACGTCTCTGTCCAAGGCATCATCATATACCGAGCTGCCTACTTTGGAGTCTATGATACCGCAAAAG GTATGTTGCCAGATCCCAAGAACGTGCATATTCTGATTAGCTGGATGATTGCACAAACTGTCACAGCAGCGGCGGGACTGGTGTCCTATCCATTTGACACGGTCCGTCGGCGGATGATGATGCAGTCAGGTCGGAAAGGAG CTGATATTATGTATGCGGGCACAATCGATTGCTGGAGAAAGATTACAAAAGATGAAGGACCGAGAGCTTTCTTCAAAGGTGCTTGGTCAAATGTATTGAGAGGAATGGGTGGTGCATTTGTTCTGGTACTGTATGATGAAATCAAAAAATTTGTCTAA